The region GTTTCTCAATGACGGAAAGGTGTAGTAGTAGTTTGCCGTGGCTTGAAATTTTTGAAAACCGATATTCGCACCGATCGCGGGAAACGAGACATTATAGTCTGCGGTTATGTATTCCCCCTTTGTGGGGTCACCAGCATTATAGCGGCAAGGTTCAGAAGGTTCGCCCTTCGCTATGAGGTCGAGAAGCGAGTATTTCACCGAACAATTTTGCCGCGTATCGCGAACAAACGTAGCGCCGAGCCCGGAAATGCGGACCCGTTGATCCGGCCGCAGAAGTTCTTTGATAAGCAGGCTTTCAAATTTGAAAAGCCGCACATCCTCGAACCGGTACCTGAGGAAGAAGAGGCTGCGATTCTTTCGACTGATGGTGCGGCTGGTTTCTGCCGAGACCGCAAACCGGTTAATCGTCGGGTCTCCCGCCGGCATTCCAAAATCATCTATCGGATTGCCTTTCTCATCTACCCGTTGAACGATGCCGAAGGTCCCGCGATCAAAAGCCGAGCGAAAGAAGCGTGTAACGGTCGAATCACGCTGGTACAAGGCGCTGATCGTAAGCGGTGCAAAGCGCTTGCCTTTGTCACGCATGAACCTCGGATGGACGAAGTCGAACTGCACCAATTGCTGGCGTTGGCTGACACGCACACGTGCTCCGCCCTGCCAGAGATTTCCAAGTAGATTGATGTGCCGGATGTCAAAAAAGCCGTCGAGTCCAAGATCGGTCGAGAATCCACCGCCGTATGTCATCAGTCGCGGCGGTTGTTCCTCAAGGTTGACAATGATATCGGTCAAACGGGTTCCGTTTGGTCCGTCGCCTGCCGGTTGCGGTTTGATCTCAACTCGAGAAAAAGCGTCTGTTCCATACAGATTCTGTTCACTGGTATATATCTCAGCGGCACGTAACAGATCGTCCGAACGCAACGTCAATGCCTTCAGCACGGCTTCGGTTTTTGTGTTTTCATTGCCGTTTATGAGAATACGCCGGATAACGACCTTCTTGCCTTCGGCATCGACGCTGAACTCGATCTTTACGTTCTCTTTATCCGCATCGGCGGGTAGCTCGATCATTTTTGAGGTAATGCGGGCATCGTAATAACCGAGGTTAGAGTAGTATTCGCGAAGTTTTTGAACGGCATTCCGTTCCCTAGCTCGAGAGTAATTTCTGGCGGTGATGGATGGCAGTTGAGCGAGCAGGTCGTCAGTTGGAATCGCAGCATTTCCGCTGATGCTGACATCGCTGACCACGGTCGGCAGGCCTTCATCGATCACGAATGTGATTATCAGGTCGTCGCCGTTCAGCGATACACCCTGATTGACGCGTACCTCGGCATCACGGTAACCAAGTTCCGACATCAGAGATCTTATAGTCGCAGCGTCTTGTTCGAGGATCGTGGCACTCGTATATCCGTTGCCGTAGCCAAGGACCGGAATCACGCCGAGAATATTTGCTACTTGTGATGTCAGAACGGTCTGCACATCTTCGATGGTCAATTTGTCCGTGCCCTTGATCAGGATCTTTGTCAGCGTAAGTTTGCGGTTTGGATCGACGCCGTATTTTACCTGTATTTCGCGACCCGTCAGTTCGGCACCACCCAGGAATCTGCACAAAGTGTCCGAATCGTTTGGAAGCGGTGTATTCTCATCGTCCGCCAGCGTCGGTGTCGAAGAGCACGCGGGAGTTACCTCGGCAAAGAAGTAGCCTTTTTCTTGATAGTAATTTTCGAGACGGAGTTTACCTTCAATTATAGAGGCATAATCGAGTGTTCCTTCCCGTTTAATAGGAAGCAGTGAAATTTGAGTGCCGCCGGTGATCTTTTTCTTTTCGGGTGTTTCGATAACGACATCAACTATCGGTCCGACCTTGCCCGCTAGGACGATAAGTATCGTGTTTGTATCGCCGTCATACGTAACCTTTGGATCGTCGAGCTGCGGAGCAAGAAATTTGTCTTTTTTCAGAAAGTTGCGGACCTTTACTACATCACCTAGCATACGTTCGCGCGAATATTCTTCGCCCTTACGCAGTTTCAAAAGCTCCGGCGGCAGAGTCTTGTTGTACCCCTCGATATTGACAACAAAATCGCTCACAGTCGCCTGAGCGTTTGGTGTTACCTTGAATGTAACGCCAACATCAGCCTGATTTTGCAGCGGCCGACGCTCATATGTAACTTCCGATCTGTAAAATCCTTTTTCGCGCAGGTAAGCAAGAATCTCATCGGCGCTGTTGCGAAGGGTTTGCTCGGTAACGGCCGAGCCGGGAGTTATCAAGTTAAGCTTAAAGAGCAGATCTTGCTCCGTGATAGGATCGCCAACTGTTTTATCAACAACTATTGATACCTTTTGAGCCTGTGCTTTTCGCTTTATATTAAAAACTAGATCGACATTTCCGGCAGCGTCGAGCGAGGCTGAGACACTAACCGTTTCAATCTTTTTGGTTTTGTATAAGGCGTCGATCGCGTCTCTGATCCGAGGCGCCGAATAAGTCGAACCAACCTGCTCGCGAGCCGTCAGCTTGTACTCTTCTAAAAGCTGAGTGTTGCTGTCAGTTTCGCCGAAGCTTATATTGATGTTGCCTATCGGACGTTTTTCATATTTATTTTGTCCAAACGAAGTGGTTGCCGATGACAATACAATAATAAAGAACGTAGCCACGCACAAAAGCGCGGATGCATGGGATCGCAGTGTTCTCGCCGGTTTATCGCTTCTCGTTTGCATTCAAAAATATGTCCTAAAATCTCCGGCGAAAACGAATTTCAAAACTAAAGTTGTCGCGCGTACGCGTAACGTTGCTCAATGCTCGCTGTTCGTATTGGGCTACTAATGACAGCTTGTTCGACACGCGATATTCGAGTGCGAGTATCTGATTTTGGTCCTGCGACAGGTTGGTTGCGTATGTGACCCTTAAATTCTTATTTATCTGCCGCCCGACAGTTAGCCTTGCCGACGGATTTGCAATATTCTGCCCCGAAATGATCGGATCGATCTCAAACACATTCAAGCCAAACAGCCTGTCGGTCGCTTTCCTCGCGGGATTGTTGATGATCGAATCCGTCAAAATTTCCGCAGCGGTATTGATTCCGGTCTGAGCAAACGTTGGCAGCCCGCCCGCGGTATTTGTCAGGCTTCCGGTCGTGATCAGCGATACAACATCGGCCTGAGGCAGTGCCGGGCTGGATCGTACTGTTGCTGAGAGCTGCTCGGAATCCTTGAGCGGCCCTGACAGATTGATATAGACCTGATAACCTGCGATCTCAGACTCAGCTTGAAGATTGATGACCGGTTCAACGGCGGTATCGGGCGGGAACTCAAGAACACCGCGCTGCACTTCGTATCTTTCCTTTCTAAAAAAGATCGTGCCGCTATTCGCGGTTATGCGGCCCGAAATACGCGGTTCATTCGCGTCACCCGTAAGAACGAGCGATACCGATGCCGTCAGGTCGGCGATGTTGTTCTTTACCACCAACGCGTCGCGGCCCTCGATCACCAGATCAAATCGCGGAACCGTCAACGAGCTGCCGCCTGAAGACAAAATCGGATCACGCCGTCCGCTTACCAGATTTGCAAGATCAATATCCTTTGAATAAATGCTGCGGCGAGCATAAACGCGGCCGCTGATAGTCAATTGCAAGTTCTGCACAGGATTATCGCGAACGCCGATGATCTCGAGTTGAGCATCGCCGGTCGTCATAAAATCCTTTGGCAGCGGAACGGTAACATTATTGCCGTCAAGCGAAAACCTAAATGTTTGAACCGACAAACCGTCAAGAATTCCTCCTCCGCTTCCGGTAAACTTTCCACCACCGAGGTATCCGGTTGCCTCTTCGACCTCGACCTGATTGGAGGTAAAGATCACTCGTGCCTTGAGACGTTCAATCGTAAAACGATCTGAGCCCATAAATGTCGCGACCGAGCCGTTAACGATATTTGCCGTACCGGAAAGCCTCGCCGTCGCATTTGGCCCCGACAGCCTAACCGACGTATCCGCAAAACCGCTAAAGAAGGTATCCTTCGTCAGCAAATTGAGCAGAGTAAGATTTACACGGCCATCGATCGATAGATTGTTGTTGCCGTTGTCGGTCAGTGCTTTGGTTCCGGCGATCGTCATATTCGATCCGCCGCCCGCAAACCGAGCGCTTTCAAAAATGATCTCACGCGGATTAAACCGGATAACAATAGGCTCCGCTGCGGCAAGCGGCGTTTCCTGTATTTGCAAAGCAAGCTGCGAAAACTGTGCGGTGCCTGACAAATTTGCGGCTGTATAAATGCGTTTTCCTTTGTCGTCGAGTGCCGACAGATTTCCGCCAAACTCGACACGTCCGGTTCCCGTTCCGGTGATAGGAAAATCTTTCAGCTGCTTTACGAAAGCGAGAAAAGGAGCAACAGGGCTTTGATTAAAATCTGTCGAAGCCATAAACGGCAAATTGTCATCGGCCAGATTTACCGAAGCATTTATCACTTGCGGCCGTCCGTCGAGATTTGCGGTCAGTTCGGCTGTCAACACTCGATTCACCGTTTTTCCGTTGAAAGCAATGTTGCCGAGCGAGGTTTCATTGACGGCAACATTCGGTGCAATGCCGTTAAAATTGACGTCGTATGTCGAAGGGCGGTTGTATTCTCCTGTCGCCTTTGCCGTGAAATCCAGGTCGCCGCTGATGACAGGCAAACTTACGCTCTTTGGCAAAAGTGCAAGTACGAGCGGAAGCGGAACGCCCTTACCGTTGAGATCGGCAGCAAATGCTGACGATGCACGGTCAAAATTTCCGCTTGCGTTAAGCCGTCCGGCGCCGATCTGCATCTCGCCTGTCTGCAGTTCGATCCGCGTTCCGCTAAAGCCTGCTTTGACCTTCAAATTATCAAACGCCTGCCCCGCAATTACACCATTCGCCGCAGCAAGATCGATCAATCCTGTCGCCTGTTCAGGCAAGCCCGTGATATCGACGGTTCCCGATGTGTTGCCGTTCAAGTCGCGAATCCCTTCCGGCAGATCTATCGGCAATGCGGCAAGAAGATTGCCCGCATTTATATTTGTGAGTTCTGCTTTTACCGCTACGCTGTTCGTCTTTCCGGTTGGGATACTAACAGTAAATGACGCGTTTCCGCCGCTGCTTTCCCGCAGTTTACCGTTTCGCAGTTCAGTGCCGGATGGCGATACAAATATGTCGGTTGAGACAGACCCTATCTCGCGTCCGCGCAAAGCGATCGAATCGAGCGAAGCCTTTCCATCGATCGTTGGATCGGATAAATTGCCCGTCAGCGATCCGTCAAACGTCAACTTTCCGCCGACCGCGACCTGCATCGAATCCATCTGACGCTCAAACTCGGGCGACACACCTAGAACGCGAACAAGCCGTTCGATCTCCGAAGCATCAGCCGATCTCAGTGCAAGCGTTAGATCGGAATTCTGGTCCTTTAGATCAAAACGTCCGCTTGCGTTCAGGCTGCTGTTCGCCGATCTTAGGTCGGCTGTATCGATATTAAAAAGACCATTTGCCGCGTTAAGTCTTACCTGCCCGCTGATCGGTATCAGGCCGCTGTCTGCTGTTCCTGCGTTTGCGGTGATGCCTGCATTTACGGTTCCGCTCGCCGTGCGAAAGTTCGTTCCGCTGAATGTGAGATCAATGTTCCCGGTCGTCTCGCCCTCAATAGGAATAATGCGTCCGCTTTGCAGTGCGAGAAGTTTTGAAATATCTAGGTTGGCAAAATCGCCTGTCACCGTCGATGCCGTTCTGTTGTTCAGAGCGATCTCGGCCCTGCCGTTCAACTGGCCGTTCATTACAGTCGCGGTTAGATCGTTCAAAGCTACGCGCTCATTCGTAACATTCACTTTCGATCTCGCTGCTCCAAGAGCAACACTTCCGATCGCACCGCCGCCGAGGCTCATGTCCGCGGTCACGCGATAACGGCCAGATGGTTCAAGAATGTAAACCGGCTTTTGAATTTTTACGGCTTCGAGTTTACCGCCTTGCGGCAGGTTTTTGGTTTTCGCCAATGTCACATCGCCCGCATCGATGTCGTTCGACGTCGCTTCGACACGGCCTTGCCTGACCGTTAGCCGGACGCCTCCAATATTAATGCTGCCAAGCACGGCCGAGCCTGTATCGATCTTTGCAACGCGAGTTTTGTCTGCATAAACCGTCAGTGCACCGCCGGAAATATTTTCAAGATCCACCGTCGGAGCAGTAACGCCGCTGACAGTCGTACCGTCAATATTAAGTTGGTCGACGCGAAGATTCTTAGCAGTAAAATCGGTCGTTTTCGGCAGATCTGTAAGTTGGAAATCGTCAACCGAAAGCTTTTTCGCTTTTATACCCTTTATCGATCCGGCATCGGCCCTGACGTTGTTCAGACCAACCTCGGTCGTGCCTTTGCGATGTTTTACGCGGACATTTTGGCCGGTCACGCCTTGCAAACTAAAATCCTTAGACGAAAGGGACTTGGTATTTCCATTCGGAGCGGAAACATTTACGGTGCCGTTAGCCAGCGAAAATTTCAGGTTTCGCGCTTGCAGCTCGGCAAACTCCAGATCCTTGATCGAGAACTTTTGCGCTCGTCCGCTGCCGGCCTGTGCAGTGAGTTCGCGATCACGAACCTCGGCCGTCGCGTCGCGTAAAAATAAACCGCCTATGCCAAGATCATTCGTTTTTGCGGCCGCAGCCTGAAGCTCGCCCAGCCACCGAAAATCAGTTCCCGTCCCACGTACGTTTCCCGACAGCTTGAGAAAATCAACGCGAAAATCTTCGAACGTCAACATCTCTGCCACGGCAGTTCCGTTTGCTTCGTAATTGGCATTCGTTCCGGCAACAGTCGCCTCGACGTTCACGGCCTTGAGGTAAACGCCGTTCGCACGCAGGCTCTGAGCATCTGCCTCGCCTTCGATCCTATAAGTCTCGCCTTCGCCGGTCACCTTGCCTTTAAAATTGCCGACACCGACGAGCGAAGTGCCGATCGGTAAAATGCTCGACGCCTGCGTCAGATCGACGCTCGATTGAATATCGAATTCATAACGCGGTGCGGCCCAATCGGTAAGCGTTCCCGTCAGCGTTGATTCACCGATGGGCGTTTTTAATTCAAAACTCTTGATCTCGGCTCCTCGGTTATCTGCTATGCCCGAAGCTCGAATGTCTATGTCCTCCACCGAGCTTTCGTTATATATAAAGTTCGAGTCCGTCGAGGTCAGATCAAATTTGTAGCGTTTCTGTTCATCTGGAACCTCGCGATTCTCCGGCGAAAGAAGAAACAGAACGTTCTTCGCATTACCTGAGACCTTTCGTGACAGATCGCCAAAATGCACGACGCTGTCAGCAAGCGAAAAATCGACCGAGTTGTATTTGAAATTTACGGACGATCCGCGCTCATCCTCGACGAGTTTAAGGTTTGCAAAATTCGAACGCCCGTTCTCGTCAAACTTTACCCAAGCCTCGGCTCCCTTGATCTCGGTCTTATCTATACTGATGTCGCGGCTCAATTGCCATGCGTAAAGGTTCTGGACCGTCAACAAAAGATGAGCATCGCGGATAAAGAAAAGTTTCTCGCCACTTACGCGATCGTTAAATGTCGCGTTTTTGAGTTCGAGTTCGAGCGGATTGACCGTGACGCGAAAAACATCGGCACTAAAATCAACGCCGATGTCAGCCATCTTTGTAACAAACTGCGTCTTTACATAGTTGTTAAAAACGCCGCTACGGTAAATGATGAACGAAAAAAGCACAAGCAAAAACGCCGCCGCCGCAAGCACCACAGCCGCGATCACGCCATTGCGCCGCGTAAAAAACCGTCTGCGCATGATCTGCGGTGACGGTTCCTGCGGTTCACTGTTTTCGTTCTCGTCTTCGGGCATATCGATCAGCAATTAAACTTTGTGTCCTTTGTGTCTTCTCTCCGCGCCCTCCGTGTTAAAAATTTGATTAAACACAAAGGACACAAAGAATCTCCACAAAGAGCACAGAGAAATCTACAAGCTCACCGTCTCGACTATCTCAAGGTCAAACGCATCCAGAGCATTTACCTTCGGCGGATGATTAGACAGCAGCCGAATTTTCTTGACGCCGAGATCTTTTAATATCTGCGCGCCGATGCCGTAATCGTGAACTTTTCCATAACCCGTCTCACGTTTTGCCGTCTGAAAGTCCATTCCCTGCTCCTGCATCAGCGCATAGGTCCTGAGCTGATTCACAAGATCAAGGTTATTCTCTCGCTGGCGCAAATACAGTATGACGCCATAACCTGCTTCTGAGATCTTTTGGAGAGAGGTTTGCACAGCGTTTGACGCTTCGCCTAAGCCGACGCCAAACATCGCAAACGTGACGTTCTCGGTTTGGACGCGAACTATCACAGGCTCGGTTGCACTCGAAACGTCGCCCATCGCCAGCGCAAGATGCGTTTCGCCGTTCACCTCGTTCTCATAAAGCACCGCCCGAAACGTCCCAAACTGCGTCGGCAGGTCCGTTTCAACAACGCGCTTCACCAATGTTTCTTTATGGATTCGATAACGAACAAGGTCGGCGACTGAGATGATCTTCAGCCCATGTTTCTCCGCAAAAACTTCAAGCTCCGGCATCCGCGCCATCGTGCCGTCGTCGTTCATGATCTCGCAGATAACAGCCGCCGGCTGCAATCCCGCGATCCGCGCAATATCAACGCTCGCCTCAGTTTGCCCAACGCGCACAAGCACGCCGCCATTCTTTGCCCGCAAAGGAAAAACATGCCCCGGCCGCGCCAGATCCGAAGCTTTCGACTTCGGATCGACCGCAGTTAATATCGTCTTCGCCCGATCAGCCGCCGAAATGCCCGTCGTCACACCTTCGCGAGCCTCGATCGAAGTCGTAAACGCCGTGCCCATGCTCGAGGTGTTTTCCGTTGTCTGCGGGAACAGTTGTAGCTCATTACAGCGCTCCTCGGTCAACGGCATACAGATCAAACCGCGGCCATGCACCGCCATAAAATTAATGATCTCCGGCGTCACCATCTCCGCCGCGCAGACGAGATCGCCCTCATTTTCACGGTCCTCGTCATCCACGACGATTATCATTTTTCCGTCGCGGATGTCGCGCGCGGCATCTTCTATCGAGGCTAAAGGCATTTTTGATCTCAACGTGGGCGCGAAAAAAAAGGCGCCGCTATGCGTGTGTTAACTAAATTCTAACGAATGGCGGGCATTTAGGCGAATAAAAACGGGGTGATCGCCGTCGCTTTTGTCTTTTTGGCGCAACTTGTCACAATATCCACTTATGCTGCAGCCGCAAAGGGTCCGATTGCTAAAGGTCCTCCTACATATAATCTTTCTGCTCTCAGGTGTTACCGCTGTCCTCGTCGGTCCGATCCTGCCGGTGCTCGCAAAGCATTTTGCGCTAAATGACCTGGAGGTCAGCTTCTTTTTCCCGGCTCAATTTGCGGGTTCGCTGACGGGCTCATTTATCACGAGCCGTTTAGCGAAACACAATAAATATATGACCGCGGCGATCATCGGCGGCGTCATGATGGCGATCGGTATGTTGCTGATGAACGCTGATTCGTTCGCGGGTTGTCTGGTTGGATTTTTTGTCAACGGACTCGGCATCGGGCTGACGCTGCCGTCGATCAATATGATGATAGTCGAGGTCGAACCCGAACGCCCCGCAGCCGCTCTCAGCTTTCTAAACTTCTGCTGGGGCGTCGGAGCGATCCTCTGCAAACCGTTCGTCGATCTTTTCAGCACGCCGGACAGCATCGGGCTGACGACTATAATTCTCGCCGTACCGCTTCTGGTATTTTCGCTGTTGCTGCGTCTCGCGGCCGGCCCGTCAAAGCAAGCCGCTGCACAAACAGTCAAAGACACCGACGCCGACTACGAACCGATCTGGCGAATGCCGATCGCGTGGGCCATCGCCTTTTTCAACTTCGTCCACGTCGGTTTCGAAAGCGGCATGGGCGGTTGGCTGACCACCTACACCGACCGGCTCGAAGGCCAGCCGATCACCACCTGGCTGTCGCCAACGCTGCTCTATTTCCTGTTCTTCGTCATCGGCCGCGGAGCCGCTCCGCTCCTGTTTCGCTTTCTGAACGAGAATAAAATGCTCTTCCTCGGCCTCGCAATAGTCCTCGTGGGAATGGCACTTACGCTGTCTGCTCACACAATTCTTGCGTTAAGCCTCGGCTCATCCATCGCCGGATTTGGCACCTCGTGGATATTCCCGACCAACGTCTCGCGATTCTCAAAAACCTTTGGCCCTGCCGCCAACCGACGCGCAACCCCGCTATTCATGTTCGGCACCCTCGGCGCCGCGTCAGTAACATGGCTCATCGGCTTCATCTCCAACCAAACCGGCAACCTCCGCTCCGGAATGTATGTGCTGGTCGTGAGCGTCGTTGTCCTTATCGTCGTCCAAATAGGATTGAGCGTTAAAACATTGAGAATCGAGAAAAAGTATTGACAGCCTGTATAGCCTGGATGAGGAGTTGATCCGTCATGTGAGATCAAAACTATACGTATTGTATGCAGCGATCAACATACAATGAGTATCAATTCAGTGAATAGTTAATAGTTAACAGTGATGGCCGCAAAATAATTACATTGTGGTCACATTTTGACGCAGTTGAGTCGGCAAGGCAATGAGGAACAAAATGTGGTAGCCATGTGATCTAGATCGCGGCGGCGCTAGGTTGATGTGGGCGAGGCATAAGCCATTATCTCGCTCTTTTGGCTCGCGGGATTCCGTGGCCGGCGCGGACGCGGTAGTTGAGTTCGAGGATCAGGACGCCGTCTTCGATGATTGCGGATGGGAATCGTACGGTGTAGTCGAGGCTGATGTCGTGCTTTCGTATAAAACGCAGCTTCTAAAACAGCTTTCTGAAAGCAAGAAATTTACTTAGATTAGCTGACGACGTTCGGTGGCTGGCGTGGTCGGCGGTGGCCGTCGAGACGGCTGTTTTGCGGGCGAGGCGGCGAAATCGGCAGAGCCAACCGGTGGTCGACTAGTGGAAATCGCAAAAAACGACGTTTTTAGAGCTGAAATTGTCTTAAATATGAAATTTTCCGATGGCTTTTTGAGGGTCTCCGATGGCTTTTTGGGGGTCGAGCGATGGCTTTTTGACCCTTTCCGATGGCGCAAACCCGCCGCGACGCATTTTTTATGCACTGAGATCGAGAGTTTTTAAATAATTTCGAAATTCTTCACCTAGGTCTTCGCGTTTTAGAGCAAGTTCGACAGTTGCCATCAAAAAGCCCAGTTTATCGCCCGCATCGTGGCGTTTTCCTTCGAGTTTGACCGCGTAGAAAGGCCTTTCTTTCAACAAAATACGCATCGCGTCGGTGATCTGTATCTCGCCGCCGGCACCAGGCTTGGTTTGCTCGATCGCCTTGAAAATATCAGGCGTAAAAATATACCTTCCAATAATGGCCAGATCGGACGGAGCGTCAGCAAATTTCGGCTTTTCGACCATGTCCTTGATCTTGTAAACATTAGGTTCGACCTCGTCGGCATCGATCACTCCGAACCGCGAGATGTCTTCTCCGGCGACCTGCATCGTGGCTATAACAGGAGCATTATACTTCTCAAAAACCTCGACCATCTGTTTTAAGGCAGGTTTTTCGGCGTCCACAATGTCGTCCGCCAGCAATGCCGCAAACGGCTCATTGCCGACAAAATCCTTTGCCTGATAGATCGCATGGCCAAGGCCCAAAGCCTGTTTTTGCCGCGTGTAGCTGATATGAACCATGTCCGAGATCGCCCGCACCGCCTCAAAAAGCCCTTGTTTACCGCGTTCTTTTAGCAGTTGTTCGAGCTCGAACGATATATCGAAATGATTCTCGATCGTGCTTTTGTCACGGCCTGTGATGATCAAAATGGACTCGATGCCGCTTGCGACGGCTTCCTCTATCACATACTGGATAAGGGGTTTATCGACCAGCGGCAGCATTTCTTTAGGCGATGATTTCGTCGCCGGTAGAAACCTTGTACCTAGCCCCGCAGCGGGGAAAACAGCCTTGCGAATTTTGTTTGTCATACCAATTTTGCTAAATTCAACCAACGGGCAGAAACGCGAGTGTTAACGAGCGTGCTTTCGTGCGGTCGGCACGCTCCTTCACAGTCGCGTTTCTGCCTTTTGTGAGATTTTAGGCTAAAAATCGCACAGAAACAACTATTCGTAAGTATTACCGATGCTCGACCTCAATTTTGTAAGAGATAATTTGGATGCGGTTCGCTCAGCGCTGAAAAACCGCAATTTTCCTACCGATTCGCTCGATAAGTTTGTCGAGCTCGACGCCGAGCGCCGCCGCGTCATAGGCGAAGCCGACAAGATCAACCAGCTTAGAAACTCATCAAGTAAAGAGATCGGTGCTCTAATGCAGGCCGGAAATAAGGACGAAGCCGATGCCAAAAAGGCTGAAATTGCAGGGCTAAAAAACAAACAGACTGAGTTTGAGCGGCTTCGCGATGAGTCTGTTGCATCAATGCACGAACTGCTGGCCGGCTTGCCGAATATTCCCGCTGATGACGTCCCGATAGGTGCGGATGAGTCTGCAAACAAAGAGGTTAGGCGTTGGGGTGAGCCGAAAGAATTTGATTTTGAGCCAAAGGACCACGTCGATCTCGGCGAAAAGTTAGGCATTATCGACTTTGAAAGGGCGACAAAGATCGCAGGTTCACGGTTTGCGATCCTTAACGGAGCAGGTGCTCGACTTAGCCGAGCATTGATCAATTTCATGCTTGAGGTCCACACGACCGAGCATGGATATACTGAGACGCTGCCGCCTTTTTTGGTAAATAGAACGGCACTTTTCGGCACAAACCAACTGCCGAAATTTGAAGACGATCTGTTTCATATCAAGGACGATCGAGGCTTTGCTTTGATACCAACGGCCGAAGTTCCGGTCACAAATTATCATTCCGAAGAGATCCTTGACGCATCTGAGCTTCCCAAGTACTTTACGGCTTATACACCATGTTTTCGCAGCGAAGCTGGCAGTTACGGCCGTGATACACGCGGACTAATACGCCAGCATCAGTTTGAAAAAGTGGAGCTTGTAAAGCTGTGTGTGCCCGAAAATTCCGAAGACGAACACGAAAAGCTGACCGCAAACGCCGAACGCATCTTGCAGCTTCTTGGTTTGCCATATCGCACGATGGTCCTTTCCACAGGCGATATGGGCTTTGGCGCCAGAAAGACCTACGACATTGAGGTTTGGCTGCCAAGCCAGAAAACGTATCGCGAAATATCGTCATGTAGTAATTGCGGTGACTTCCAGGCGAGGCGTATGAACACGCGTTTTCGCCGTGCCGGCGGTGCAAAGCCTGAATTTGTTCATACTCTGAACGGCAGCGGCCTGGCTGTAGGCCGAACATGGATAGCTATACTCGAAAACTATCAGCAAGCTGACGGTTCAATTCTTATCCCCGAAGCTTTGCAACCCTATATGAACGGGTTAAAAAGAATTTCCTGATACTATCTTTTTTGATGTTTTTGTTTAATTTTTACGTCGTTGCGGGGAAAAGATCCCGCGGACAAGCCAAAATGTCCTAGAAATATATTGACGTTTAAAAAGCCATCGGAGACCCCCCAAAAAGCCATCGCTAGACCTCAAAAAGCCATCGCTAGACCCCAAAAAGCCATCGGAAAAAAGTGCATTTGAGGGCCAAATCTCCAAAAGACTTTCGTCATATAACCTCACGAACATTGGATCCATCATTTCATCAATCAACGCTGATCTCGTCATTGTTTCGAAAAGGCAGACTCAATATCCTGGTTGAAGGACTCCCGTTCGACAAACTTGACTTTCTTTGAAACGTAATTACTATGTAATTATGAAGGCTCAAATAATTCAGATCGGTAACTCGCAGGGAATCCGAATACCAAAGGTTTTGCTCGAGGACAGCCGGATTACCGGCGAGGTCGATCTCGAACTCCATCCTGACGGCATACTCATCCGTAACACACAGCAGGCAC is a window of Chloracidobacterium sp. DNA encoding:
- a CDS encoding BamA/TamA family outer membrane protein, encoding MQTRSDKPARTLRSHASALLCVATFFIIVLSSATTSFGQNKYEKRPIGNINISFGETDSNTQLLEEYKLTAREQVGSTYSAPRIRDAIDALYKTKKIETVSVSASLDAAGNVDLVFNIKRKAQAQKVSIVVDKTVGDPITEQDLLFKLNLITPGSAVTEQTLRNSADEILAYLREKGFYRSEVTYERRPLQNQADVGVTFKVTPNAQATVSDFVVNIEGYNKTLPPELLKLRKGEEYSRERMLGDVVKVRNFLKKDKFLAPQLDDPKVTYDGDTNTILIVLAGKVGPIVDVVIETPEKKKITGGTQISLLPIKREGTLDYASIIEGKLRLENYYQEKGYFFAEVTPACSSTPTLADDENTPLPNDSDTLCRFLGGAELTGREIQVKYGVDPNRKLTLTKILIKGTDKLTIEDVQTVLTSQVANILGVIPVLGYGNGYTSATILEQDAATIRSLMSELGYRDAEVRVNQGVSLNGDDLIITFVIDEGLPTVVSDVSISGNAAIPTDDLLAQLPSITARNYSRARERNAVQKLREYYSNLGYYDARITSKMIELPADADKENVKIEFSVDAEGKKVVIRRILINGNENTKTEAVLKALTLRSDDLLRAAEIYTSEQNLYGTDAFSRVEIKPQPAGDGPNGTRLTDIIVNLEEQPPRLMTYGGGFSTDLGLDGFFDIRHINLLGNLWQGGARVRVSQRQQLVQFDFVHPRFMRDKGKRFAPLTISALYQRDSTVTRFFRSAFDRGTFGIVQRVDEKGNPIDDFGMPAGDPTINRFAVSAETSRTISRKNRSLFFLRYRFEDVRLFKFESLLIKELLRPDQRVRISGLGATFVRDTRQNCSVKYSLLDLIAKGEPSEPCRYNAGDPTKGEYITADYNVSFPAIGANIGFQKFQATANYYYTFPSLRNTTLAARGIIGLGHVFSGGDRFNSAQFPSLNGLLPISERFYGGGSNTLRGFDFEEAGPRVVIIPQGTFIDSNGTQVFLDPFTVPFGGNGLAVMNLEARIPLSKSVRAVPFYDAGNVFRKAGDIFKRPSAAPNDVAAQNQLAVWTHSVGLGLRLKTPVGGEFGVDYGYLLNPPEFLIPQAAGGNAIYRLRQGHIHFRFSQAF